One Solanum lycopersicum chromosome 2, SLM_r2.1 genomic region harbors:
- the LOC101256643 gene encoding protein EXORDIUM-like 7 — protein MDNKFHFFHYLHFFLLLSSSCFSLVAFSWIPYNENKNYEGSSDLVNLEYHMGPVLSSPIKLYVIWYGHWNPSHQATIRDFLNSFSSSYAPHPSVADWWRTVRLYTDQTGQNISTISLSGEFFDYKYSQGKYLSRLSMQYVIKNAVRSYRESIPLNYKNGVYLVLTSYDVQVQEFCRAVCGFHYFTFPSILGVTVPYAWIGYSGKQCPGFCAYPFAWPKNSGKPPPNTRNGGNNLMGAPNGDPGVDGMISVIAHELAEVSSNPLVNAWYAGDNPMSPTEIADLCLGVYGTGAGGGYVGQVYKDFRGNGFNLHGVKGRKFLVQWVWNPLRRRCFGPNAMD, from the coding sequence ATGGACaataagtttcatttttttcattatctCCATTTCTTCTTGCTTCTATCTTCATCTTGCTTTTCACTTGTTGCCTTCTCTTGGATTCCATATAATGAAAACAAGAACTATGAAGGCTCCTCTGATCTTGTTAATCTTGAATACCATATGGGACCTGTTCTTTCTTCTCCTATTAAACTTTATGTGATATGGTATGGCCATTGGAACCCTTCTCATCAAGCCACAATTAGAGACTTTCTTAACTCCTTTTCATCTTCTTATGCACCTCATCCTTCTGTAGCTGATTGGTGGCGAACCGTTCGTCTTTACACAGATCAAACTGGCCAAAACATCTCAACTATTTCACTTTCTGGTGAATTCTTTGACTATAAGTACTCACAAGGGAAGTACCTTAGCAGATTATCAATGCAATATGTGATCAAGAATGCAGTAAGATCATACCGTGAATCTATACCGTTAAATTATAAGAATGGAGTTTACTTAGTGTTAACATCTTATGatgttcaagttcaagaattttGTAGGGCTGTATGTGGTTTCCATTACTTTACATTTCCATCAATTCTTGGAGTGACAGTCCCTTATGCTTGGATTGGTTATAGTGGGAAACAATGTCCTGGTTTCTGTGCTTATCCTTTTGCTTGGCCTAAGAATTCAGGGAAGCCACCACCAAACACAAGAAATGGAGGAAACAACTTAATGGGGGCGCCAAATGGTGATCCGGGAGTCGATGGGATGATCAGTGTGATAGCTCATGAGCTAGCTGAGGTCTCTAGTAACCCTCTTGTGAATGCTTGGTATGCTGGGGATAATCCTATGTCACCTACTGAGATTGCTGATTTGTGTTTGGGAGTTTATGGTACTGGTGCTGGTGGTGGATATGTTGGACAAGTTTATAAGGATTTTCGGGGGAATGGTTTCAATTTACATGGTGTGAAAGGGAGAAAGTTTCTTGTTCAATGGGTCTGGAATCCACTCAGGAGAAGATGCTTTGGTCCTAATGCCATGGATTAG